The genomic interval AAGAAAATCGCGGGGGTATGCAGCGGGTTGGGTGAATACTTCGATGTGGACCCGGTTTTCTTCCGGGTAGGGTTTGTCGTGCTTGTGTTTGCGGGTGGAACCGGCGTGATTGCCTATCTCGCGATGGCGTTCCTGGTGCCGATCAAAGGCCGCGACCTGTCCCCTGTCAGGGCACCGAGACTGCATCTTTCAAGATCGGATCGCAAGATCGCCGGCGTGTGCGGCGGGCTCGGAGAGCATCTCGACATCGATCCCGTCTTTCTCAGGGTTCTATTCGTTGTCCTCGCATTCATGGCCGGCCTCGGAATCATCCTGTACCTCGTTCTGTGGCTGGCATTGCCCTCGGAAGAGCCGCAAGAATTCCGTCCCGGCCAGCGTGATGGCGGCTAGCCCCGCGGAAGTTGGGCTGGCGTCTTGTAAGACATTTGATCTCTACGCGGGTAGGCGCTTTGGCCGGAGCGCGTTCATCAGTCGAAGGAGTAGCGGTAGAAAATGCCCACACCGCTCGTGTCGCCGGTCTGGGCGCGCAACAGCACGC from Fimbriimonadales bacterium carries:
- a CDS encoding PspC domain-containing protein, whose translation is MKRLYRSPEEKKIAGVCSGLGEYFDVDPVFFRVGFVVLVFAGGTGVIAYLAMAFLVPIKGRDLSPVRAPRLHLSRSDRKIAGVCGGLGEHLDIDPVFLRVLFVVLAFMAGLGIILYLVLWLALPSEEPQEFRPGQRDGG